A window of Vigna unguiculata cultivar IT97K-499-35 chromosome 4, ASM411807v1, whole genome shotgun sequence contains these coding sequences:
- the LOC114182203 gene encoding glucose-6-phosphate 1-dehydrogenase, cytoplasmic isoform-like isoform X1, giving the protein MKSSEWHVETRQSSKTESPSSRDSENAHETGSLSIVILGASGDLAKKKTFPALFHLYEQGFLPRNEVCIFGYARTKITDDELKNRLHGYLVPGKDSSSEQLEEVSKFLHLIKYVSGSYDSKDGFCNLDKEISEHESLKSSAQGSSRRLFYLALPPTVYPSVCKMIKTYCMNKSDLGGWTRIIVEKPFGKDLESAEQLSTQIGELFEEPQIYRIDHYLGKELVQNMLVLRFANRLFVPQWNRDNIANVQIVFREDFGTEGRGGYFDQYGIIRDIIQNHLLQVFCLVAMEKPVSLKAEHIRDEKVKVLESVLPIKDDEVVLGQYEGYRDDATVPDDSNTPTFATIILRVNNERWDGVPFILKAGKALNSRKADIRVQFKDVPGDIFKCMPTNFKCLGKRQERNEFVIRLQPSEAMYMKLIVKKPGLDMEIVESELDLSYRQRYQGVTIPEAYERLILDTIRGDQQHFVRRDELKASWEIFTPLLHQIDEGEFKPIPYKPGTRGPAEADKLLLEKAGYVQTPSYKWIPPTL; this is encoded by the exons ATGAAGTCAAGTGAATGGCATGTTGAAACAAGGCAAAGTTCAAAAACTGAATCCCCTTCATCAAGGGATTCAGAAAATGCGCATGAGACAGGGTCACTCTCCATTGTTATACTTGGTGCTTCTGGTGATCTTGCAAAGAAAAAGACGTTTCCAGCACTTTTCCACCTATATGAGCAG GGATTCCTACCACGAAATGAGGTTTGTATTTTTGGCTATGCAAGGACAAAAATCACTGATGACGAATTGAAAAACCGCTTACATgg CTATCTTGTTCCTGGCAAAGATTCTTCCTCTGAGCAGTTGGAGGAAGTATCTAAGTTCTTGCATCTG ATCAAATATGTAAGCGGCTCTTATGATTCAAAGGATGGTTTCTGTAATTTGGATAAAGAGATTTCAGAGCATGAATCTTTGAAAAGTAGCGCTCAGGGTTCTTCCCGAAGGCTTTTCTATCTTGCCCTTCCTCCTACAGTATACCCATCAGTTTGCAAGATGATAAAGACTTATTGCATGAACAAAT CTGATCTTGGTGGGTGGACTCGTATTATTGTTGAGAAGCCTTTTGGTAAAGATCTAGAATCTGCAGAGCAACTCAGTACCCAGATTGGAGAGTTGTTTGAAGAACCTCAGATTTATCGTATTGATCACTACTTAGGGAAGGAACTAGTGCAGAATATG TTAGTACTTCGTTTTGCAAACCGGTTATTCGTGCCACAATGGAACCGTGACAACATTGCTAATGTGCAG ATCGTTTTCAGAGAAGATTTTGGAACTGAAGGCCGAGGTGGATATTTTGACCAATATGG AATTATTCGAgatataattcaaaatcatcTGCTGCAG GTTTTTTGCTTGGTTGCTATGGAAAAACCAGTTTCTCTCAAGGCCGAACACATTCGAGATGAGAAAGTGAAG GTTCTTGAATCAGTACTGCCTATTAAAGATGATGAGGTTGTGCTAGGACAATATGAAGGCTATAGAGATGATGCCACCGTACCTGACGATTCGAATACTCCTACTTTTGCAACTATTATTCTGAGAGTAAACAATGAGAGATGGGATG GTGTTCCATTCATACTAAAAGCTGGGAAGGCCCTAAATTCAAGAAAGGCAGATATAAGAGTTCAATTCAAGGATGTTCCTGGTGACATTTTCAAGTGTATGCCAACAAATTTTAAATGCTTGG GTAAGAGGCAGGAGAGAAATGAGTTTGTCATACGCCTGCAACCCTCAGAAGCTATGTACATGAAGCTAATA GTCAAGAAACCTGGACTGGATATGGAAATAGTTGAAAGTGAACTAGATTTGTCATATAGGCAACGTTATCAAGGAGTAACCATTCCAGAGGCTTATGAACGTCTAATTCTTGACAC aATTAGAGGTGATCAGCAACATTTTGTTCGCAGAGATGAGTTGAAG GCATCATGGGAGATCTTCACTCCTCTTTTGCACCAAATAGATGAAGGGGAGTTCAAGCCAATCCCTTACAAACCTGGAACAAGAGGTCCTGCAGAAGCAGATAAACTATTGCTGGAAAAAGCTGGTTATGTTCAAACACCCAGTTATAAATGGATCCCTCCTACGTTGTAG
- the LOC114182203 gene encoding glucose-6-phosphate 1-dehydrogenase, cytoplasmic isoform-like isoform X2 has protein sequence MKSSEWHVETRQSSKTESPSSRDSENAHETGSLSIVILGASGDLAKKKTFPALFHLYEQGFLPRNEVCIFGYARTKITDDELKNRLHGYLVPGKDSSSEQLEEVSKFLHLIKYVSGSYDSKDGFCNLDKEISEHESLKSSAQGSSRRLFYLALPPTVYPSVCKMIKTYCMNKSDLGGWTRIIVEKPFGKDLESAEQLSTQIGELFEEPQIYRIDHYLGKELVQNMLVLRFANRLFVPQWNRDNIANVQIVFREDFGTEGRGGYFDQYGIIRDIIQNHLLQVFCLVAMEKPVSLKAEHIRDEKVKVLESVLPIKDDEVVLGQYEGYRDDATVPDDSNTPTFATIILRVNNERWDGVPFILKAGKALNSRKADIRVQFKDVPGDIFKCKRQERNEFVIRLQPSEAMYMKLIVKKPGLDMEIVESELDLSYRQRYQGVTIPEAYERLILDTIRGDQQHFVRRDELKASWEIFTPLLHQIDEGEFKPIPYKPGTRGPAEADKLLLEKAGYVQTPSYKWIPPTL, from the exons ATGAAGTCAAGTGAATGGCATGTTGAAACAAGGCAAAGTTCAAAAACTGAATCCCCTTCATCAAGGGATTCAGAAAATGCGCATGAGACAGGGTCACTCTCCATTGTTATACTTGGTGCTTCTGGTGATCTTGCAAAGAAAAAGACGTTTCCAGCACTTTTCCACCTATATGAGCAG GGATTCCTACCACGAAATGAGGTTTGTATTTTTGGCTATGCAAGGACAAAAATCACTGATGACGAATTGAAAAACCGCTTACATgg CTATCTTGTTCCTGGCAAAGATTCTTCCTCTGAGCAGTTGGAGGAAGTATCTAAGTTCTTGCATCTG ATCAAATATGTAAGCGGCTCTTATGATTCAAAGGATGGTTTCTGTAATTTGGATAAAGAGATTTCAGAGCATGAATCTTTGAAAAGTAGCGCTCAGGGTTCTTCCCGAAGGCTTTTCTATCTTGCCCTTCCTCCTACAGTATACCCATCAGTTTGCAAGATGATAAAGACTTATTGCATGAACAAAT CTGATCTTGGTGGGTGGACTCGTATTATTGTTGAGAAGCCTTTTGGTAAAGATCTAGAATCTGCAGAGCAACTCAGTACCCAGATTGGAGAGTTGTTTGAAGAACCTCAGATTTATCGTATTGATCACTACTTAGGGAAGGAACTAGTGCAGAATATG TTAGTACTTCGTTTTGCAAACCGGTTATTCGTGCCACAATGGAACCGTGACAACATTGCTAATGTGCAG ATCGTTTTCAGAGAAGATTTTGGAACTGAAGGCCGAGGTGGATATTTTGACCAATATGG AATTATTCGAgatataattcaaaatcatcTGCTGCAG GTTTTTTGCTTGGTTGCTATGGAAAAACCAGTTTCTCTCAAGGCCGAACACATTCGAGATGAGAAAGTGAAG GTTCTTGAATCAGTACTGCCTATTAAAGATGATGAGGTTGTGCTAGGACAATATGAAGGCTATAGAGATGATGCCACCGTACCTGACGATTCGAATACTCCTACTTTTGCAACTATTATTCTGAGAGTAAACAATGAGAGATGGGATG GTGTTCCATTCATACTAAAAGCTGGGAAGGCCCTAAATTCAAGAAAGGCAGATATAAGAGTTCAATTCAAGGATGTTCCTGGTGACATTTTCAAGT GTAAGAGGCAGGAGAGAAATGAGTTTGTCATACGCCTGCAACCCTCAGAAGCTATGTACATGAAGCTAATA GTCAAGAAACCTGGACTGGATATGGAAATAGTTGAAAGTGAACTAGATTTGTCATATAGGCAACGTTATCAAGGAGTAACCATTCCAGAGGCTTATGAACGTCTAATTCTTGACAC aATTAGAGGTGATCAGCAACATTTTGTTCGCAGAGATGAGTTGAAG GCATCATGGGAGATCTTCACTCCTCTTTTGCACCAAATAGATGAAGGGGAGTTCAAGCCAATCCCTTACAAACCTGGAACAAGAGGTCCTGCAGAAGCAGATAAACTATTGCTGGAAAAAGCTGGTTATGTTCAAACACCCAGTTATAAATGGATCCCTCCTACGTTGTAG
- the LOC114182203 gene encoding glucose-6-phosphate 1-dehydrogenase, cytoplasmic isoform-like isoform X3, which yields MKSSEWHVETRQSSKTESPSSRDSENAHETGSLSIVILGASGDLAKKKTFPALFHLYEQGFLPRNEVCIFGYARTKITDDELKNRLHGYLVPGKDSSSEQLEEVSKFLHLIKYVSGSYDSKDGFCNLDKEISEHESLKSSAQGSSRRLFYLALPPTVYPSVCKMIKTYCMNKSDLGGWTRIIVEKPFGKDLESAEQLSTQIGELFEEPQIYRIDHYLGKELVQNMIVFREDFGTEGRGGYFDQYGIIRDIIQNHLLQVFCLVAMEKPVSLKAEHIRDEKVKVLESVLPIKDDEVVLGQYEGYRDDATVPDDSNTPTFATIILRVNNERWDGVPFILKAGKALNSRKADIRVQFKDVPGDIFKCMPTNFKCLGKRQERNEFVIRLQPSEAMYMKLIVKKPGLDMEIVESELDLSYRQRYQGVTIPEAYERLILDTIRGDQQHFVRRDELKASWEIFTPLLHQIDEGEFKPIPYKPGTRGPAEADKLLLEKAGYVQTPSYKWIPPTL from the exons ATGAAGTCAAGTGAATGGCATGTTGAAACAAGGCAAAGTTCAAAAACTGAATCCCCTTCATCAAGGGATTCAGAAAATGCGCATGAGACAGGGTCACTCTCCATTGTTATACTTGGTGCTTCTGGTGATCTTGCAAAGAAAAAGACGTTTCCAGCACTTTTCCACCTATATGAGCAG GGATTCCTACCACGAAATGAGGTTTGTATTTTTGGCTATGCAAGGACAAAAATCACTGATGACGAATTGAAAAACCGCTTACATgg CTATCTTGTTCCTGGCAAAGATTCTTCCTCTGAGCAGTTGGAGGAAGTATCTAAGTTCTTGCATCTG ATCAAATATGTAAGCGGCTCTTATGATTCAAAGGATGGTTTCTGTAATTTGGATAAAGAGATTTCAGAGCATGAATCTTTGAAAAGTAGCGCTCAGGGTTCTTCCCGAAGGCTTTTCTATCTTGCCCTTCCTCCTACAGTATACCCATCAGTTTGCAAGATGATAAAGACTTATTGCATGAACAAAT CTGATCTTGGTGGGTGGACTCGTATTATTGTTGAGAAGCCTTTTGGTAAAGATCTAGAATCTGCAGAGCAACTCAGTACCCAGATTGGAGAGTTGTTTGAAGAACCTCAGATTTATCGTATTGATCACTACTTAGGGAAGGAACTAGTGCAGAATATG ATCGTTTTCAGAGAAGATTTTGGAACTGAAGGCCGAGGTGGATATTTTGACCAATATGG AATTATTCGAgatataattcaaaatcatcTGCTGCAG GTTTTTTGCTTGGTTGCTATGGAAAAACCAGTTTCTCTCAAGGCCGAACACATTCGAGATGAGAAAGTGAAG GTTCTTGAATCAGTACTGCCTATTAAAGATGATGAGGTTGTGCTAGGACAATATGAAGGCTATAGAGATGATGCCACCGTACCTGACGATTCGAATACTCCTACTTTTGCAACTATTATTCTGAGAGTAAACAATGAGAGATGGGATG GTGTTCCATTCATACTAAAAGCTGGGAAGGCCCTAAATTCAAGAAAGGCAGATATAAGAGTTCAATTCAAGGATGTTCCTGGTGACATTTTCAAGTGTATGCCAACAAATTTTAAATGCTTGG GTAAGAGGCAGGAGAGAAATGAGTTTGTCATACGCCTGCAACCCTCAGAAGCTATGTACATGAAGCTAATA GTCAAGAAACCTGGACTGGATATGGAAATAGTTGAAAGTGAACTAGATTTGTCATATAGGCAACGTTATCAAGGAGTAACCATTCCAGAGGCTTATGAACGTCTAATTCTTGACAC aATTAGAGGTGATCAGCAACATTTTGTTCGCAGAGATGAGTTGAAG GCATCATGGGAGATCTTCACTCCTCTTTTGCACCAAATAGATGAAGGGGAGTTCAAGCCAATCCCTTACAAACCTGGAACAAGAGGTCCTGCAGAAGCAGATAAACTATTGCTGGAAAAAGCTGGTTATGTTCAAACACCCAGTTATAAATGGATCCCTCCTACGTTGTAG